From the Cucurbita pepo subsp. pepo cultivar mu-cu-16 chromosome LG05, ASM280686v2, whole genome shotgun sequence genome, one window contains:
- the LOC111794522 gene encoding uncharacterized protein LOC111794522 — protein MEEKWKLSRKESSSSSSSSSKSFFSRTSSSKLPLLRSLSHKHTPSASSAKSPSDLRRSSSQKSPSIGHKCSSLAKEQKARFYIMRRCVAMLVCWHKHGDP, from the coding sequence atggaagaaaaatggaagcttTCCAGAAAggaatcttcttcttcttcttcttcttcttctaagtCCTTCTTCTCCAGAACCTCATCCTCCAAGCTGCCATTGTTAAGAAGCTTATCCCACAAGCACACTCCCTCCGCCTCCTCCGCCAAGTCGCCCTCCGATCTCCGCCGCAGCTCCTCCCAAAAAAGCCCCTCCATTGGCCACAAATGCAGCAGCTTGGCTAAGGAACAAAAGGCCAGATTTTACATCATGCGACGATGTGTCGCAATGCTTGTCTGTTGGCATAAACATGGCGATCCATGA
- the LOC111794455 gene encoding E3 ubiquitin-protein ligase RDUF2-like, with protein sequence MASGTASYWCYRCNRFVRAWVQDTISCPYCDGGFVEAIETASSLPAANLHRRFSPSAIHTLDQDPFQSPRLSTRRSRRRLGDRSTFNPVVVLRGSADGGDEGGGGGENNSFDIYYDDGAGSGLRPVPATMSEFLMGTGFDRLLEQLAQLEINGFGRSENPPASKAAVESMPTIEILESHVDSDSHCAVCKEAFEIGTEAREMPCKHIYHSDCIIPWLSMRNSCPVCRHELPSERVSPAGGVSDRVVDEETVGLTIWRLPGGGFAVGRFTGGRLTGERDPPAVYTEMDGGFNANGAPRRVSWASRRSRGRENRGIGRTFRNIFSFFGRLRSSNSSSSLASNETESVSRSHSRSSSSVFSRYLRRPNRSWLENHTENGRW encoded by the coding sequence ATGGCTTCCGGTACGGCGTCGTATTGGTGTTACCGGTGCAACCGATTCGTTCGTGCTTGGGTTCAAGACACCATCTCTTGTCCTTACTGTGACGGTGGATTTGTTGAAGCAATCGAAACCGCGTCTTCTCTCCCGGCGGCGAATCTCCACCGTCGATTCTCGCCGTCTGCGATTCACACTTTGGATCAAGATCCGTTTCAGTCTCCTCGCTTGAGCACACGGCGAAGTCGCCGTAGACTTGGGGATCGGTCGACTTTTAACCCTGTTGTTGTTCTTCGTGGTTCTGCCGACGGCGGCGATGAGGGCGGCGGTGGTGGGGAGAATAATAGCTTCGATATTTACTATGACGATGGTGCTGGGTCTGGTCTTCGGCCGGTTCCGGCGACGATGTCGGAGTTTCTGATGGGGACTGGATTTGATCGGTTGTTGGAGCAGTTGGCTCAACTGGAGATCAACGGGTTTGGTAGATCTGAAAATCCGCCGGCGTCGAAAGCAGCGGTGGAATCAATGCCGACGATTGAGATTTTGGAAAGTCACGTGGATTCAGATTCGCACTGTGCGGTTTGTAAAGAGGCGTTTGAAATAGGAACCGAAGCCCGAGAAATGCCCTGTAAGCACATATATCACTCCGATTGCATAATCCCTTGGCTTTCGATGAGAAATTCCTGTCCGGTCTGCCGACACGAACTGCCATCGGAACGCGTATCTCCAGCCGGCGGGGTTTCAGATCGCGTTGTCGACGAAGAGACCGTAGGGTTAACAATCTGGAGACTCCCTGGCGGTGGATTCGCCGTTGGCCGATTCACCGGCGGTAGACTGACCGGCGAGAGAGATCCACCAGCGGTCTACACCGAAATGGACGGTGGATTCAATGCCAACGGAGCTCCGAGAAGGGTCTCGTGGGCTTCGAGAAGAAGCAGGGGAAGGGAAAACCGAGGAATCGGACGAACATTTCGTaacatcttttcttttttcggaAGATTAAGGTCTTCgaattcatcttcttctttggctTCGAATGAAACTGAATCTGTTAGTAGAAGCCATAGCCGTTCGAGCTCTTCAGTCTTCAGCAGATACTTGCGAAGGCCAAACAGAAGTTGGCTGGAGAATCATACTGAAAATGGCCGATGGTGA